Sequence from the Guyparkeria hydrothermalis genome:
CTCGCCGGCCGCCTGATCAAGTCGGTCGCGCGGCGCGCCAAGTACCTGCTGCTCCTGCTGGACCGTGGCGACCGGGTGCTGATCCATCTGGGCATGTCCGGCAGCCTGCGTCTCGACGACCCGGCCAGCCCATTTCGCAAGCACGACCACGTCGAGTGGCTGCTCGACAGCGGGCAGGCACTGCGCCTGCACGATCCGCGTCGCTTTGGCGCCGTGCTCACCGATCGGGTCGACACACCCCACGTGCGGCTGGCCGCGCTCGGCCCCGAGCCGCTCGACCCGGCCTTCGACGGCGACTATCTCGCCGAACGCCTCGCCGGGCGACGGGTGGCGATCAAGCAGGCCGTCATGAACGCGGCCATCGTGGTGGGCGTGGGCAACATCTACGCCTCCGAGGCGCTGTTCATCGCCGGCATCCACCCGCAGCGCCCGGCCGGCAGCCTCGATCACGAGGAATGCGCCGCGCTCGCCGCTGCCATCCGCCAGGTACTTGAGGCGGCCATCGCCCAGGGCGGCACCACCCTGCGCGACTTCCTCTCGCCCTCGGGTGACCCGGGTTACTTCCGCCAGACGCTCAATGTCTACGAGCGGACCGGAGAACCCTGCCGGCGTTGCGGCACACCCGTCGAACGCCTCGTGATCGGCCAGCGCTCGACCTGGTTCTGCCCGAACTGCCAGCCGAAGGACGGCTAACCTCCCGCTCAGTCCGGCTCGATCGCCAGCAGTTCACGCATGATCGCGTCCACTTCCGGCGTATCCCAGATGATGCCGGCGTTGACCGAGTAGTGGATGCGCCCGTCCGGGGCGACCATGAAGGAGGTCGGGAACGCGAAGGCCCCGTAGCGCTCCGCGACCTCGCCATCGACATCGGTGGAAACGGGGAACGAGATATCGAAGTCCTGCATGAAGTCCCGGACATGCTCCGGGGACTCCTTGAAGTCGATGGCATAGATGCGCAGCCGATCGGGGTAGCGCTGCGCCAGGCGCTCCATCGACGGGATTTCCTCGACGCAGGCCGGGCACCAGGTGGCCCAGAAGTTGACGATCTGCACCCCGTCGAAGTCCGGGTCGAGGCGCTGGGTGCGCCCCTGCAGGTCGGTCAGCTCGAAGTCGGGGGCGGGCTCGGGCTCGACGCGCGTCAGGCCCACCTGCTTTTCCAGCGGCTCGGCCCGCCCGCCGTCCAGCTCGGCCGCTTGGGCCGGATGCCGGGCGCCGGCCAGCA
This genomic interval carries:
- the mutM gene encoding bifunctional DNA-formamidopyrimidine glycosylase/DNA-(apurinic or apyrimidinic site) lyase, coding for MPELPEVETTRRGLEPHLAGRHIEAVTVRDPRLRWPVREDLPEFLAGRLIKSVARRAKYLLLLLDRGDRVLIHLGMSGSLRLDDPASPFRKHDHVEWLLDSGQALRLHDPRRFGAVLTDRVDTPHVRLAALGPEPLDPAFDGDYLAERLAGRRVAIKQAVMNAAIVVGVGNIYASEALFIAGIHPQRPAGSLDHEECAALAAAIRQVLEAAIAQGGTTLRDFLSPSGDPGYFRQTLNVYERTGEPCRRCGTPVERLVIGQRSTWFCPNCQPKDG